The genomic segment TCGGGCAAGACCGGATTTCCGCTCTTGCACGGCTCCCTTTGCGCTATTAGAGGGGCAGGGAATCTGGCGGCTTCGATAGCCGCATGCATCAAACCGCATAACAGGGCAGACAATCGATGGATGATCGCAGTAACACAATCGCAGGCTGGGTTTTGGCAGGTGGCATCGCCGCGCTGGGATTGAGCATCGCTTCGGGAATGTATTTTCACAGCGCCGCCCCTCATAAGCCGGGCTATGCGATCGAAGGTGTTGAGGCTGAAGGCGGTGGTGCTGAAGCTGCTGTGCCCTTGGGTAATATGATGGCTGCTGCCGATATGACCAAAGGCGAAGCCATTTTCAAAAAGTGCACCGCATGCCATACGATTGCGCAAGGTGGTCCCAATGGTATTGGGCCGAATTTGTGGGCAACCGTTGGCAAGCCACTGGGTAGCCATGCAGGCTTTGCCTATTCAGATGCCTTGAAATCCAAGGGCGGTACCTGGACATTTGAAGCCCTGAACGAGTGGCTGACCAATCCTAAAAAATATGCACCCGGCAACAAAATGACGTTTGCCGGTCTGGGCAATCCGGAAGAGCGCGCGGCTTTGATGCTCTATTTGAACAGCCAGGGTTCAAACCTACCGCTGCCGTCGCCTGTCGAGGCGGCCGTTGCCAACGCGGCTGCTGCTGAAGGTGCACCTGCCGACGGTGCAGCAGCACCTGCTGCCGATGCCGCAGCTGCACCTGCTGCCGCAGCCCCTGCACCTGCAAAGTAAGCACGAGGCGCATATGAAGGTTGCAGCTTTCGCGGCGCTGCCGCTGCTGTTCGCTATTGCCGCCTGCGGTGGTGGCGGCGAAGCTACGGGCTCTGACACGGTCGGGCAAACTGCCGCGCCGGAGCCTGTCGCTGCCGTTGCCAAGACGGGCGAAGACGTATTTAAAAAATGTATGGCATGCCACACTGTCACGCCCGAAGGCCGTAATGGTATTGGCCCGGGATTGCACGGCATAACCGGCCGCGCCGTCGCGTCCGCGCCCGGCTTCACCTATTCCAATGGCCTGAAGGCCAAGGGCGGTGTTTGGGACGAAGCCAATCTGGATGCGTTTTTGACAGCACCCGCCAAATGGGCACCTGGAACAAAGATGATGTTCGCAGGCATCAACGATGCCGCTGACCGGAAGGCGCTCATCGACTATCTCGCAACACTGAAATGATTGACGAGGTCGGGAGTTAAGCCGCTACCTCGTAAAAATCACAAATCGCCGCCCATGCCTCATCCGCTGTTTCCACAAAGCGGAAAAGTTCGAGGTCAGGTGGGCTGATCACGCCTTCCAGCATCAATTCTTCAAAATTGACAACACGGTTCCAGAAATCCTTGCCGAACAGCAGGATGGGCATTTTTTTGATCTTGCCGGTCTGGACCAGCGTCAGCAGTTCAAAAAATTCATCGAACGTTCCAAAGCCGCCCGGAAATACCGCAACCGCGCGGGCGCGCAGCAGGAAGTGCATCTTGCGCAGGGCAAAATAATGGAACTGGAAGCTTAGGCGCGGGGTGACGAACAGGTTGGGCGCCTGCTCATGCGGCAAGACAATGTTGAGGCCGACAGATTCGGCGCCGACATCATGGGCACCGCGATTGGCTGCCTCCATGATGGACGGTCCGCCACCAGAGCAGACGACGAAATGCCGCTTCCCTGCTTCGTCGGTCACATTGGCCTGGCTCGCGAGTTGCGCCAAAGTCCGTGCCTCTTCGTAAAAGCGCGACTTTTCCTTCATCCGTTCGGCAATGATGCGCGAACGATCATCCGTCGCATTGGTCAAAAGGGCGTCGGCCTTTTCCGGCTCAGGAATGCGCGCCGATCCGTAAATGACCAGCATCGATCCGATATTGGCTTCATCGAGAAGCATCTCGGTCTTGAGCAATTCAAGCTGGAACCGCACAGGACGCAAATCCTCGCGCAGCAGGAAATCGGTGTCCTGAAAAGCAAGCCGGTAAGACTTGCTGCGTGTCTGGGGGGTGGAAAGCTGTTGTTCCGCGAAATCCGCTTCCTGTTGGGCTTTGTAGAAGCGGCGATCTGTTATTTTTGTATCGTTCATTAGCGCGGGTTTACCCTCGCCGGCGACATTTTGCCACCCCTTATCGGCAAAAGGCGGAGCCATCCTTCATTGATTTTGCCATATCGAAGTGGAAATGGTTGGCGTGTTGGGCGTTATATTCAGGGCCGAGAACGGTCCCGAAGCGCTTGCAGGCGGACTGGTGGAGGCGGCGCAAAAAGGCGCGTTCTTGCGGCTGGCCATTCCAGTTGTTCAACAAGGATATCCGCCGCCCGTCGCGCAGGATGAAGGCCGAGACATCGACTGCGTTGGCATAGGCATGCTCCGACAATTTGCCCGAACGCCCGCCATTCACATTGCGGCAGCTATAGGTGCCAAAGGTTTCAATGCGGACCACGTCGGACCCTAGATATTGCTTGGCCGCAGGTCGGACCGCATGGCGGGCCCAAGCGGCGAAATTGGCGGCTAGCGGGCAGGTCATTGGACCGAGATTTGCGGTTTCGGTGCCCAGATCCAGAACCTTGATCGTATCGATGGTCCGGCATCCGCCACCGCGCATCTGGTTGGGCAATACCTGAAAGCGCACCGATTGTGCCTTCAGATCGGCAAGGCATTTACGGGATTCGCTGCTGCTGAAACTGTCATTGGTGACACGCGGTATATCGCGTTCATCGCGGCCACCACAGGCGGACAGCGCCGTCGTGGCGACGAGTGCGGCCAGGATAAGAAGGAGGCGCCTTTGCATTGTAACGCTATTTAGCGTTATTCGCCGGACAGGCGAACTGGAAAATGGAGGTCTTGTAGGCTGTGGGCGCGGGAAACAAACCATTGGCCGCAATCCGAATGGGATAGTTTGTTACAAATTCGCCATTGCAAGCCGGAACGACAGTCCGTAACGCCGACGAGTGTTGCGAATCATTCTTAACAAGAAGCCCACCTTTTGGCTGTTGCTGGCAATCCCGGCTTTATTGATGCTGCGCCGCTATGCATCGGGCGACGTGATTGCGATGGATATGCTGCATCCGACCGGCGAATGGGCGGCGCGGCTGATGATATTTGCGATGGTGCTGAGCCCGCTGGTTTCGCTGCTGGGGCCAAAACCGTGGCTCAACTGGCTCGTGCAACGCCGCCGTGCTTTGGGTGTCGCGGCTTTCGCCTATTCGGTGCTCCATCTGCTTTTCTATCTGATCGACATGGGCAATCTCGATGATATCCTTGCCGAATTTTGGGCGCTTGGCATCTGGACGGGCTGGGCCGCAATGCTGTTGTTCGTGCCACTGGCGGTGACCAGCAATGACGCGTCGATGCGGAAGCTGAAGGTAGGATGGAAGCAACTCCAGCGTCTGGTCTATCCTGCGGCGGTCCTCGTTCTGGTCCATTGGATATTCATCCACAACAACCTAGTCCCGGCGCTCGTCCACTTTGTGCCTTTGGCGCTATTGGTGGCCGCACGCTTTTTTCTTTCCCCCAAACCCCAACCCAAAGGAGCATGAATATGCGCGTCTTTATCCCCCTTACCCTTGCTGCCGCAGCCGCTGTTGCGCTGGTATCCGCGCCCGCTTCGGCCACCGGCGTCATCAAGTGCAAGGCTGGCCCTGTATCCGGCTGGAAAACGCAGGACGAATTGACCAAGAAGCTGACGAAGGAAGGCTGGACTGTTCGCAAATCCAAGGTCGATGGCGGTTGCTATGAAGTTTATGGCACCACCCCCGAAGGCGACCGGGTCGAAGCCTATTTCCACCCTGTCACGCTCGAAAAACTCTATGTCGGACGCCGGGGTGAAGTGCTGTTCCGCAAGCAGGGTTATTGAACGACTGCGTCGATAGTCATTGACAAAACCGGGGTCGCGCTTAAACGCGGCTCCGGGCCACGCGGTCCCAACGCCGCGCTGCTCTCTGCAAGGAGACGCTTACATGACTATCAGTAAACCCGCCGTAAAACCGGCGCGTCCGTACTTTTCTTCCGGTCCCTGCGCGAAGCCGCCGGGTTGGGAAGCTTCCAAATTAGCAACCGAATCACTGGGCCGCTCGCACCGCGCCAAGATCGGCAAGTCGCGTTTGCAACTTGCGATCGACCTGATGCGCGAAGTGCTGCAGGTGCCCGATACGCACCGGATAGGTATTGTGCCCGGTTCGGACACCGGCGCCATCGAAATGGCGATGTGGACGATGCTCGGCGCACGGCCGGTCACGATGCTTGCGTGGGAAAGCTTCGGTGAAGGTTGGGTTACCGATGTCAACAAACAGCTCAAGCTGAACGCCACCGTCCTGAATGCGCCCTATGGCGAAATTCCCGATCTGTCGGCGGTCGATTTCAGCAATGACGTCGTCTTCACCTGGAACGGCACGACATCAGGTGCGCGCGTTCCCAATGGCGACTGGATCGCGGACGACCGCGAAGGCCTGACCTTCAACGATGCAACCTCGGCTGTGTTTGCCTATGACATGCCTTGGGACAAGCTCGACGTAACCACCTTCTCCTGGCAGAAGGTATTGGGCGGTGAGGGCGCACATGGCGTGCTTATCCTCGGCCCGCGCGCTGTCGAGCGTCTGGAAAACTACACACCCGCATGGCCGCTGCCGAAGGTATTCCGCCTGATGTCGAAAGGCGCGCTAGCCGAAGGCGTGTTCAAGGGCGAAACCATCAACACCCCCTCGATGCTCGCGGTCGAAGACGTCATTTTCGCGCTTGAATGGGCGAAAGGCGTTGGTGGATTGCAAGGTCTGATGCGCCGTTCGGACGCCAATGCCGCCGCGCTTGGTAAGATTGTCGCCGACCGGACATGGCTAGGCCATCTTGCCGCCGACGAAGCGACGCGGTCGAAAACCTCGGTCTGCCTGACGGTCGAAGGCGCAGATGAAGCGTTCATCAAGAAATTCGCTTCGCTGCTTGATGCCGAGGGTGCCGCCTATGACATTGCGGGCTACCGCGATGCCCCTCCGGGTCTGCGGATCTGGTGCGGCGCGACTGTCGACACCGCCGATATTGAGGCGCTCGGACCCTGGCTCGACTGGGCCTATTCTCAGCTCTCCTCTTAAGTCCAAGCCGTCACCCTGAACTTGGTTCAGGGCCTTACTTTCGCCGGTAAAATAAGATGCTGAAACGAGTTCAGCATGACGGCATTTCAGAACGGAACAAAAAATGACAAAACCTCGCGTACTTATCTCCGACAAAATGGACCCCAACGCAGCCAAAATCTTTGCCGAGCGTGGCTGTGACGTTGACGTTATCACCGACAAGACCCCCGAAGAACTGGCCGCCATGATCGGCGACTATGACGGTCTTGCCATCCGCAGCTCGACCAAAGTGACCAAGGCCATTTTGGATGCCGCCACAAATCTGAAGGTCATTGGCCGCGCCGGAATTGGCGTCGACAATGTCGACATCCCCGCCGCATCGGCCAAGGGCGTAGTCGTGATGAACACGCCGTTCGGCAACTCGATCACAACCGCCGAGCACGCCATCGCCTTGATGTTCGCCCTCGCGCGCCAATTGCCCGAGGCGAATGCCCAGACGCAGGCGGGCCTGTGGCCCAAAAACGGCTTCATGGGTGTTGAAGTTACCGGTAAGACGCTGGGCCTGATCGGCGCCGGCAATATCGGCAGTATCGTCGCCAGCCGCGCGCTGGGCCTGAAGATGAAGGTTGTCGCATTCGATCCGTTCCTGACTGCCGAGCGTGCCGTCGAAATGGGTGTCGAGAAAGCTGACCTCGACACATTGCTGGCCAAGGCCGACTTCATCACGCTGCACACGCCGCTGACCGACCAGACCCGCAACATCCTGTCGAAGGAAAATCTCGCCAAGACCAAGAAGGGCGTCCGCATCATCAACTGTGCGCGCGGTGGCCTGATCGACGAAGCGGCGCTGAAAGAAGCGCTCGACAGCGGCCATGTCGCTGGCGCTGCGCTTGACGTGTTCGCCACCGAGCCCGCCAAGGAATCGCCCTTGTTCGGCACGCCCAACTTCATCTGCACCCCGCATCTGGGTGCGTCGACCAACGAAGCGCAGGTCAATGTCGCGCTGCAGGTGGCCGAGCAGATGGCCGATTATCTGGTCAGCGGCGGCGTTACCAACGCGCTCAACATGCCCAGCCTGTCCGCCGAAGAAGCGCCGAAGCTGAAGCCCTATATGAACCTCGCGCAAAAGCTGGGTTCGCTGGTTGGCCAATTGGCGCATGACGATCTCGACAATATGGCGATCGAAGTGGAAGGCGCAGCGGCGGAACTGAACATCAAGCCGATTACAGCAGCTGTCCTGTCGGGCTTCATGCGCCGCTTCTCCGACGCGGTGAACATGGTCAACGCGCCTTACCTCGCCAAGGAACGCGGTTTCGACATCCGCGAAGTGCGCCATGACAAGCCCGGTGCCTACCACACGCTGGTCCGCGTGACCGTCAACACCAGCCAGGGACCCCGTTCGGTCGCCGGGACCCTCTTCGCCAATAGCGAAGCGCGTCTTGTCGAGATCTTCGGGATCAGCCTGGAGGCAGAGCTGGAAGGCAATATGCTCTACATCGTCAACGAAGATGCGCCCGGCTTCATCGGCCGCGTCGGAACGACCTTAGGCGAGGCAGGGCTGAACATCGGCACCTTCCATCTCGGCCGCCGCAGTGCCGGTGGCGAGGCGGTATTGCTGCTGTCGATGGACTCCGAAATCGAAGAGCCCGTATTGTGGCAGTTGTGCAAATTGCCCGGCGTGAAAACGGTAAAGGCGCTTAAATTCTGATCGGGGCTTTCCCGACAGGCGTTTTCGCGTAAAGAGCCCGCATGACCAGCATATCGCCCGATCTTTTACCCGAAGGATTCCGCGACCGCCTGCCTGTGCAGGCGGAGGCTGCCGTTCGGGTTGCGCGCGCCATGCTCGATGTCATGGCGTCACATGGCTATGGTCGGGTCAGCCCGGCCATCGCCGAATTCGAAGCCAGCCTGTCGGCCCGCAGCGGCGGCGCAACGCGTAACAGCCTGCTGCGCTTCACCGACCCGGTTTCGGGGCATACGCTGGCCTTGCGCGGGGACATCACCGTGCAGGTCGGCCGCATTGCGACTACCCGGATGGCCGATGCACCACGCCCGCTGCGTCTGTGCTACCACGGCCAAATCCTGCGCCTGCGTGCGCGCCAATTGCGGCCCGAACGGGAAATCACCCAATTGGGCGCCGAGCTGATCGGCAATGACAGCGTCGCTGCCGCGTCGGAAATCGTGACCGTTGCAGTTGAGGCGCTGGAGTCTGCGGGGGTCAAGGATATTACCGTCGATTTCACTTTGCCCGATTTGGTCGAAACGCTGGCAGCCAAGGCTCTGCCGCTTTCGCCCGAAAAGATCGACGCGGTGCGGTCCGAACTGGATATGAAGGATGCAGGCGGGTTGAGCGCATTGGGGGCGGATGCCTATCTGCCTCTGCTTGCGGCAACCGGACCTTTTGCCGAAGCGGTGCAGAAATTGCGCGCTATTGATGCGGGCGGTGCGCTGGCGTCACGGATTGGCGCGCTGGAAGCTATTGCAGAATCGCTCGGCGACCGCGCTACCATCACCCTCGACCCTACCGAGCGGCATGGCTTTGAATATCAAAGCTGGTTCGGCTTCACGCTCTTTGCCAAGGGCTACACCGCTGCACTCGGACGCGGCGGCACCTATGCCATCGCGCGCACAGACGGCGGTGTCGAAGTCGCCACCGGCTTTTCGCTTTATCCCGATCCGTTGATCGACATCGTCGCGGAAAAGGACGAAAACCGCCGCCTGTTCCTGCCCAAAGGAACGCTGGCGTCCAAAGCGGCGCAGATGCGGAGCGAAGGCTGGATCACGGTCGCGGCGCTCGATGAAAGCGACAATGCACAGGCACTGGATTGCGCCTATGTGCTGACCAACGGGCGAGCGGAACCCATTTAATCTGTGCAATGCCGGTGTTTGCCGGAGCTGGTCAAACGTCCAGATTGCTGACCCGCTTCAATTCGGAGCGCAACCGTTCCTCGTCAAAGGCGTGCTGTTTGAACTTGCCATTTCGTTCGACCCAGAACAGGAAAAGATGCGCGGACCAGCGATTGGGGTTGGGTGTCATGCGTCCGTGGCGCAAATCCATCCCGCGATACAGAACCGCATCGCCCGGCTGCATGGCGACGGCGGTATAGGGCTCGTCACCGAAATCATCGACACATGGCCCTTCGCCAGAGACGGGGATCGACCCGACTTCCAGCGGCCAGGCTTTGTCATCGCTATAGACCAGTGTCAGCGATACGCTGTGCTCGCACGACGGGCGGTCCGAGTGGACGCGGCACACATCGTCTTTCTGGTAGATACGGAAATAATCGTAGCTCGGCAGCAAATCGGCACCCGTCAGCTCGCTCATAATCGGGGTCAGACCCCACAAAAAGGTCGTCAGCGGCCGGTAGAAATGCCCCGAAATATCCACCGTATGCCGGTTGGACAGCTGGTGTTCCTTGGCAAAAGTGTTGAAGTTTTTTCCGGCAGCTTCGAGGTCGATCTGGATCTGCCGAAACAGGTTCGCCGCCACTTCCGGCGGGATCAGGCTCCTTATGGTGGCGTAGCCGTCTTCCCGATAATTACCTTCGATTCGCATAGGGCTGTGTATCGTCCTTTGGGCAGGGCGCGAAGCGGGATTTTGTTCTTACGATGGGTTACAGATGTGCTGAATCTTTCGGGAATGGCTGTATCGCTGTGGCTAGCGGTCGTAGCGCCCACATCCCTTTAGTCGCTTATCATAGTCGACGAATTCGAAGAAAATAAACCCTTCCCGCATGGTTACGATCCGGTTTTCCGAGAACTCCACCAACCAATAACTCGGCGCAAAGTCAAAACCTTCGGGCTCCGTCTGCATGGGATCAAAGGACACTTCGCGCTCCTTGTGCCACTTATCCCGTTGCAGGCTGATAACATACAGCGCCCTCGATTTATCATCCTTTTGTTTGCCGACAGGCCAAACAAGGGTCAACTGGATTGGCGACCGATCGGGCCGGCCTTCAGAAGTCGTCATGGATTTGACGAAAGCTATGTGCTCGTCATATTCGACAGTTCCGAATTCATCCGAATAATAGATGGGCCAAGGTTCCGTCCGGGGCTTTTGACCTGTCATCTCCGCAACCGCAGTTTCAATCGCCGGACAGGCCCGCGCTGGGTCATGCGGCCTCAAGGCAACGATGCTTGTCGCTCCGACTTGCCCTGTGGGAAGCATACTCAAGATCGATAACGTCAAACCAAATGTAAATTTGCTAAGACTCATTTGTCATGCTCCCCACTTAGGACGTCACGTGTACTGATAGTGGCAATTTTGCTCGCTGCCCGCAATGTTGTCGTGCCCTGAAAGTCCGCTTTCAATCCAGGCAATTGAACAGAAGACATCATCCCCCTCTCTTCTTTAGCGGAGAAGGAATATCTCAGGCAAAGACACAAAGGCACAAAGAATAAGGAAACAAGAACATCGCGCTTTATACCTGATCGTCACCCTGAACTTGTTTCACCTTCGGTGACTGCGTTCCAGGGTCCATCGAGCAACGGCATCCAATGTGCGAGTGAAAACGCAACCGCGCGTCACGGCTTGGCTTTTCACAACGGGTGCAGGAATGGTCTAACAAATGGACCCTGAACCGAGTTCAGGGTGATGGCTTCGAAAGATACTTTACTTTTTTACGCCCCTTTGCGCCTTTGTGTCTTCGTGCGAACCAAATAATCCCGGCCTCGTAGGCAGAGGGCACCCAGAAGCCTCTCAATATCTACTCCCCAAAAACCTCCCGCAACCACGCATCCACCACCGGCGTCGCAGGATAGTCGGCTTCGCCCAGCTTGCGGTTGATCTCCATATGTCCGCGCAGGCCCTTACCTTCGAACGCCTGCAGCTTCACCGCCGTCCCACTTTTACGCAGGGCATCGGCAAGCGCGGCGGATTGGCGGGCGCCGTCTTCGCGGTCGACGTGGAGGATCAGGAAGGCAGGCGCATTGGGCGAGGGTGCGTGCCAGTAGGGTGACAATGCCCTTTGCCGTGCGGGGTCGAGGCCGAAGGCTTGCGCATAGGTGTCCCCCATGATCGCTGCGCCTTCTTTCATCTGCGCGGGTACGTCATAGGCCGCGCCGTCGAGCGGGATAACACCCTTCAGCGCGGATAGCGGCAGGCCCGCCTTTTGCAGATAGGCGGGGTCCGTGCCCACCAGCGCCGACAAATGCGCGCCTGCGCTATGGCCCATCAGGACAATCCGGTCAGGGTCGATTCCCAATTGCCGGGCATTGCTGCGCAAATAGGCGACAGCGGCGGCGACGTCGCTTGCCTGCTGTTCGACCGTGGCGTCAGGGACAAGGCGGTAATTGATACTGGCAAAGGCATAGCCCTGCGCACGGTAGTGCGGGGCCTTGCTTTGCCCGGTGGCGTTATTCTTGTCGCCCCGTTTCCAGCCGCCGCCATGCACAAAGATGACCAGCGGGGCCTTGTCCTGCGGGCTGCGCCAGAAATCGAGTTTTTGCAACGCGTCGCTGCCATAGGACATTTCGGTTCCTCCGGCGGCGCGCGCTCCGGCTGTTCCGCCTTCGCTGCGCTGCCCCATCAGGGCGCGCAATTCCCCTTGGCAGTTTTCCGACAATTGGCTGTATTTCTCACGCAGGCAGCCTCGCATCGCATCGCGGTTGATACCGCAAAGTTGCACGACTTCCTGACGGCATTCCGCTGGTAAGCGCTGCCCGCGTTGGGCCACTGCACAGGTGCCGATCATGGTCAGTGCCACGCCACCTAAAATCCATTTACGCATCTTTTGCCTCCATTGACGCTTTAGGGTGGACGTTTTGCGTCCATAGTCATAACGGGACGCACGGCGAATCCCTTCGCAGAAAAATCCTTCTGCGCAGAAAAAGGCCCTTCAGTCAGGGAATTTTGAATGGCGAACGTAACCGTGATCGGCGCCCAATGGGGCGACGAAGGTAAAGGCAAGATTGTTGATTGGCTGGCCGAGCGGGCCGATGCCGTGGTCCGTTTCCAGGGCGGCCATAATGCCGGACACACATTGGTGGTCGGCGAAAATGTCTATAAATTGTCGCTGCTGCCGTCGGGCATAGTCACCGGTACATTGTCGATCATCGGCAATGGCGTGGTGCTTGACCCATGGGCGTTGCGCGACGAAATGGCGAAGCTGCGCGGGCAGGGCGTGTCCATTACGACAGAAAATTTCGCATTGGCGGATAACTGCGCCCTCATCCTGCCAATCCACCGCGACCTCGACGGTTTGCGTGAGGCAGCGGCGGGTTCCGGCAAAATCGGCACGACCGGACGCGGCATTGGCCCGGCTTATGAAGACAAGGTCGGCCGCCGCGCCATCCGCGTATGCGATTTGGCGCATCTCGATGCCCTGGATTCGCAGCTTGACCGTCTGTGCGCACACCATGATGCGCTGCGTGCCGGTTTCGGCGAGCCGCCTGTAGACCGGGCGCGGCTGATTGCGGACCTCAAGGAAATTGCGCCCTTCGTTCTCGAATATGCGCAGCCGGTATGGAAGCGATTGAACAAGGTGCGCAAGGCAGGCGCACGCATCCTGTTCGAAGGCGCGCAGGGCGTATTGCTCGACGTTGATCACGGCACATATCCCTTTGTCACAAGCTCCAACACCGTGTCGGGCACTGCTGCGTCAGGGTCAGGTCTGGGACCAAGCGCTGCCGGGTTCGTGCTGGGCATTGTAAAGGCTTATACAACCCGGGTGGGATCGGGTCCTTTCCCGACCGAGTTGGAAGATGAAACCGGCCAGCGTCTGGGTGAGCGCGGTCATGAATTTGGCACCGTCACCGGACGCAAGCGCCGCTGTGGCTGGTTTGATGCCGTCATCGTGCGGCAAAGCTGCGCCGTTTCGGGCGTGACCGGAATCGCGCTGACCAAGCTGGACGTGCTCGACGGCTTTGAAACCATCAAGATTTGCACCGGCTATCGCCTCAACGGCAAAGTATATGACTATCTGCCTGCCCATGCGGCGGATCAGGCTTCGGTCGAGCCGATCTATGAAGAGATGCCCGGCTGGCAGGAAACCACCGCAGGCGCACGTAGCTGGGCCGACCTTCCGGCGCAAGCGATCAAATATATCAGTCGCGTGCAAGAGTTGATCGAAACACCGGTGGCACTGGTCAGCACCTCGCCCGAACGCGAAGACACGATTTTGGTGCGCGATCCTTTTGCGGATTAGGCTTAGTCTATTTGCCGCAATTTCGTTGGCTGCGTGCGGAAATGGAGATCCGCAAAGCACGCAATCATCTGTCTCCGACGGCACTAAGGCTGATTATATCCTGGTCGACAAGAGCGATCGTGAAATGCTGCTTTACCGGAAAGGTAAGATCATCTCTCGCTATAAGGGTATCCAATTCGGCGATGCGCCGATCGGACACAAACAATTCGAAGGCGATGAACGAACGCCGGAAGGTGACTATACCATCTCGGGTCGGAACCCTGCCAGTCGCTATCATCTCAGCCTGCGCATATCCTACCCCAACGCTGCTGACCGCGCATTTGCGAAGGCAAAAGGAAAGTCCCCCGGTGGGGATATTTTTATACATGGCCAGCCCAATTGGTCGCCACTTAAACGCCTGAAGCACGATTGGACCGATGGCTGCATCGCCGTCACTAACGCTGAAATCGAGCAGATTTGGAAGTTGGTACCGGATGGCGCAAAGATTACGATCCGCCCTTAACCGCTCTTCAACTCCGCCTTCAGGCGTAGGCTTGCGCGCCAGAAGAAGAAAGCGGGGATGATTCCCAGCCATGCCGCGCCGAACAGGACCCAGCGGACGCTGTCTTGGCCGGCCACGGGAATCAGCGCGTCGGACAGCATGCCGAACAGCAACGGGCCCATGCCCAGACCGATCAAATTCTGGCCGAAAACGACCATAGATGCGGCCATGGCGCGGGCTTCGGGGCGGACGAGGCCTTGCACACAGGCATAAGCAGGGCCGTAATAGGCGGAGTTGAGGATGGTCGGCACGATCAGCAACGCAACCGCAATGCGCCAGTCATCGACCCAATAGCCGGCAAACAGGATGGGCGCGGCAATCGCCATGCCGACGGCCGGGAAGGTCAGCAGATGGCGCTTGTTATCCTTGCCGAATTTGTCCGCCATTTTCCCGCCGAGTAGGGTGCCGATTACCCCGGCAATACCCAAGGCAACCGCCATAGCCAGACCGGCCTGGGTCGTCGAAAGCCCGTGGCTGCGGATGAAAAAGCTGATCGTCCACAGACCCTTGCCGTAGCTTAGAAAGGCGGTGAAGGACGCCGCGATGAAGATGTAGAGATAGGCGCGGGAGGAGAATACTTCCCGGAACGCCTCGCCGACGCGCAGCTCGACTTTCTTTGGCCCGTTCTGCGCCGCGTCGCGGACAGGGCCATCAGTGCGGCGGGGCTCACGGATGATCATCGGCAGGATGAGCGCTAGCAGCAATCCCGGTGCGCCCACCAGAAAGAGCGCGGCGCGCCAGCCATAAAGATCGTTGACGATACCGCCGATGATCAGCCCGAACAAGCTGCCTATGGGAACGCCAAGGCCGAAAAAGGCGATGGCCGAGGACCGCTTTTCGGGCGGCACGCTATCGGTGATAAGCGAATGGGCCGCTGGAGTGCATCCCGCTTCGCCGACGCCGACGCCGATACGGGCCAGCAGGAGCTGAACGAAATTCTGCGCAACGCCGCATAGGGCGGTCATGGCGGACCAGAGGGCAAGCGACACCGATATCAGCGCCACGCGGTTGGTGGAGGCGCGGTCGGCATAGCGGGCGATGGGGATACCGAGCACGGCATAGAAAACGGCAAAGGCGGGGCCGGCCAGTAAGCCCAGTGCGGTGTCGCTCAG from the Sphingorhabdus lacus genome contains:
- the serA gene encoding phosphoglycerate dehydrogenase, producing MTKPRVLISDKMDPNAAKIFAERGCDVDVITDKTPEELAAMIGDYDGLAIRSSTKVTKAILDAATNLKVIGRAGIGVDNVDIPAASAKGVVVMNTPFGNSITTAEHAIALMFALARQLPEANAQTQAGLWPKNGFMGVEVTGKTLGLIGAGNIGSIVASRALGLKMKVVAFDPFLTAERAVEMGVEKADLDTLLAKADFITLHTPLTDQTRNILSKENLAKTKKGVRIINCARGGLIDEAALKEALDSGHVAGAALDVFATEPAKESPLFGTPNFICTPHLGASTNEAQVNVALQVAEQMADYLVSGGVTNALNMPSLSAEEAPKLKPYMNLAQKLGSLVGQLAHDDLDNMAIEVEGAAAELNIKPITAAVLSGFMRRFSDAVNMVNAPYLAKERGFDIREVRHDKPGAYHTLVRVTVNTSQGPRSVAGTLFANSEARLVEIFGISLEAELEGNMLYIVNEDAPGFIGRVGTTLGEAGLNIGTFHLGRRSAGGEAVLLLSMDSEIEEPVLWQLCKLPGVKTVKALKF
- a CDS encoding ATP phosphoribosyltransferase regulatory subunit — encoded protein: MTSISPDLLPEGFRDRLPVQAEAAVRVARAMLDVMASHGYGRVSPAIAEFEASLSARSGGATRNSLLRFTDPVSGHTLALRGDITVQVGRIATTRMADAPRPLRLCYHGQILRLRARQLRPEREITQLGAELIGNDSVAAASEIVTVAVEALESAGVKDITVDFTLPDLVETLAAKALPLSPEKIDAVRSELDMKDAGGLSALGADAYLPLLAATGPFAEAVQKLRAIDAGGALASRIGALEAIAESLGDRATITLDPTERHGFEYQSWFGFTLFAKGYTAALGRGGTYAIARTDGGVEVATGFSLYPDPLIDIVAEKDENRRLFLPKGTLASKAAQMRSEGWITVAALDESDNAQALDCAYVLTNGRAEPI
- a CDS encoding alpha/beta hydrolase, with protein sequence MGQRSEGGTAGARAAGGTEMSYGSDALQKLDFWRSPQDKAPLVIFVHGGGWKRGDKNNATGQSKAPHYRAQGYAFASINYRLVPDATVEQQASDVAAAVAYLRSNARQLGIDPDRIVLMGHSAGAHLSALVGTDPAYLQKAGLPLSALKGVIPLDGAAYDVPAQMKEGAAIMGDTYAQAFGLDPARQRALSPYWHAPSPNAPAFLILHVDREDGARQSAALADALRKSGTAVKLQAFEGKGLRGHMEINRKLGEADYPATPVVDAWLREVFGE
- a CDS encoding adenylosuccinate synthase; protein product: MANVTVIGAQWGDEGKGKIVDWLAERADAVVRFQGGHNAGHTLVVGENVYKLSLLPSGIVTGTLSIIGNGVVLDPWALRDEMAKLRGQGVSITTENFALADNCALILPIHRDLDGLREAAAGSGKIGTTGRGIGPAYEDKVGRRAIRVCDLAHLDALDSQLDRLCAHHDALRAGFGEPPVDRARLIADLKEIAPFVLEYAQPVWKRLNKVRKAGARILFEGAQGVLLDVDHGTYPFVTSSNTVSGTAASGSGLGPSAAGFVLGIVKAYTTRVGSGPFPTELEDETGQRLGERGHEFGTVTGRKRRCGWFDAVIVRQSCAVSGVTGIALTKLDVLDGFETIKICTGYRLNGKVYDYLPAHAADQASVEPIYEEMPGWQETTAGARSWADLPAQAIKYISRVQELIETPVALVSTSPEREDTILVRDPFAD
- a CDS encoding L,D-transpeptidase family protein, translated to MRIRLSLFAAISLAACGNGDPQSTQSSVSDGTKADYILVDKSDREMLLYRKGKIISRYKGIQFGDAPIGHKQFEGDERTPEGDYTISGRNPASRYHLSLRISYPNAADRAFAKAKGKSPGGDIFIHGQPNWSPLKRLKHDWTDGCIAVTNAEIEQIWKLVPDGAKITIRP